The Streptomyces sp. A2-16 sequence TGTTCCTGCCGAAGCCGAACAAGGCGCCGCAGCTTCGGGCCAGCAGCGAGGAGGAGGCGAACCTGGAGCGGGCCGAGGAGGCGCTGCGGGGCTTCCGCGGCCGCGTCCTGGACGCCTCCGGCGCTCCCGTCGCCCGGGCCAAGGTCACGTTGATCGACCGTCGGGGGCGGCAGGCGGGGTCCGCCGTCGCGGACGAGGACGGCGTGTACGCGCTCAGCGTGCCGGGCGAGGGAGCGTATGTGCTCGCGGCGCGAGCCGTGGGGCACGCTCCGCTCGCGTCCTCGGCGACGCACACCGGGGACGAGCGCGCGGTGGACCTGGACCTGGCCCTGCCGGGCGAGACTGTCACGGCCTGACGCACGCCCCCTTGACGCACCCCCGCCCCGCCCCAGGGACGGGGGTGCGGTGCGTCGGGGGCGCGGAAGGCCGTAGGACCGACGCCCGGTCATCGCACCCGTGCCGGTCCGCACGACGACCCGCCCCGGGGCCCGGACCGACCGGGACAGGCACCCACCGCGCGCACAGCCACCGCAGCCGACTTCCACCTGGCCGGCGGCTTCCGCACACAGCCACGACGCCGACATCCACCTGACCGGCACCTCCCGCACACCGCCACGACCACCCACAAGACGACCGTCACCCGCCCCCCGTCCCCCCTGCGAAGGCGTGTGCGGCAGCATGGGGCGTCCGCGCGGGGCTTCGGGGTTCGCCCGCCCGCGTCATCGACACGTACGACCGAGGGGAACCCCATGGCCGCGGCCGCACCCAAGCCCGAGATCCTTGCCTCCTTCGAGGCCGCGAAGGGGTTCATGCCCCTGGGCGAGGGACTGGCCCTGCACGAGGCCGCTCTGGAGGCCGGGCGGCTGGGGCTGCCGCTGCTGGAGGTCGGGACGTACTGCGGCCGCTCGGCGATCCTGCTCGGGGACGCCGCCCGGGAGGCCGGGGTGGTCGCGCTGACCGTCGACCACCACCGGGGCAGCGAGGAGCAGCAGCCGGGGTGGGAGTACCACGATCCGCAGACCGTCGACGCCGAGCTCGGTGTGATGGACACGCTGCCGACCTTCCGCAGGACCCTGTACCGGGCCGGGCTGGAGGAGCACGTGGTCGCGCTCGTCGGACGGTCGCCGCAGATCGCGAAGGTCTGGGGCTCCCCGCTCGGCCTGGTCTTCATCGACGGCGGCCACACCGACGAGCACGCGAACGCCGACTACGAGGGCTGGGCCCCCCATGTGGCCGAGGGCGGCCTGCTCGTCATCCATGACGTGTTCCCCGAGCCGGAGGACGAGTTCACGGGACAGGCGCCCTACCGGATCTACCTCCGGGCCCTCGCCTCCGGCGCCTTCGAGGAGGTCTCGGCGACCGACTCGCTGCGGGTGCTGCGCCGGACGCGGGCGGGGATCTGAGGGCGGGATTCTGGGGGCGGGGGCACCGGCGCGGACGTGTCCGGGGGCGCCCTCGCCGATCGGCCGATCCGTCAGTCGGACGGATAGAACTGCGCGTACCAGCGGCGCAGCGCCTTGATGCCCTTCTCGTGCGGAAGCAGGACGGGGCGCGCCTGGTGGATCTTGTGGTCCCAGATCGCGACCTCCTCGCGCACCTCGCCCAGTGCCTCCCTGCGGAAGACGAGCTTGGCCAAGGGGGTCAGGAAGGGCAGCCCGGCCGGTTTGCGGAGGTAGTACAGCATCCGCAGTTCGCTGGTGCTGTCGTCGACGGGAGTACTGAGGGCGACGGCGGTCACCGACAGCAGGGGGCCGTGGGTACGCACCACCATGACGCCGGGCCCGTACATGAACGCGTCGAAGGTGTTGTCGACGACCCGGCCGAGGACGCGGCGGGAGATGCGGCCGCGGGCCTCGGCGAAGGGGCCGTCGGTCCGCCAGTCCTGGACGGGGGGTTCGCTCTGGCCGTGGATGAAGTGGAAGTGGGACTCGTCGACGATGTTCTCGCGCATCTCCTGGACGTGGATGCGTGCCCGGCAGCGGTCGTCGATGGGCGCGGCGAACTCCTTCGATCCCGTCTCGGGGATCTCCGGGACCTCCCACGACGGCTCGCCGGGCCCGGCGTGGACGAAGACGAGCCCGCTGTGCTCGCGGACCGGGAAACCGTCGAGGGAGACCTTGGGGGTGCGCACCGCGAAGGGGGCCTCGACGCACCGGCCGTCGGTACCGAACCTCCATCCGTGGAACGGGCACTCCACCGTGCCGTCCACGACCCTTCCGCCCGCGCCGAGATGCGCGCCGTAGTGCGGGCAGTGCGCGTCCCGTACGGCTGCCCGGCCGTCGGCTCCCCGGAAGGCGATGAGCGCGCGCCCGAAGTAGTGCAGGCCGACGACCTTGCCCGGCCGCAGTTGGCGGCTGCGCAGCACCGCGTACCAGCCGTACGGCACGGTCGGCATCGGGTAGTCGTCGGCGCGCGGATCACGCGGCAGGGCGGCCAGGTTGTCATGTCTACGACGTAAAGGCATGCGCAGATGCTAGGACTCCCGGGGTGCTTCTCCACAAGCACGCCGGACCCGGTGGACGTCATGGACGGCGGTTAGGGTGGCAGGCGTGTCGTACGCAGGCCCCGACTTCGGTCCTCCCCAGCCCCGCCGCCCCCGGCGCCGTCCGCTGACCGTCACCCTCGCCGTGCTCGTGCCGGGCGCGCTGCTCGGGTGGCTCGTGTACGAGGGGGTGAGCGGGGCGGCAGACGGCGGCGGGACGCCGACGTCCGCGCGTACCCGGGCCGGCGCACCGCCGACCGTCTCCTCCACCACCGCCGACGACGACAAGGAACCGTCCGCCTCGCTCAAGGGCAAGGTCGTCGTCATCGACCCGGGGCACAACCTCACCAACTTCCGCCACACGGCCGAGATCAACCGCAAGGTGGACATCGGCACGAACCGCAAGGAGTGCGACACCACGGGGACGTCCACCAACTCCGGCTACGCGGAGGCCGCGTTCACCCTGGATGTCGCCCACCGCCTGCGCACCCTGCTGGAGAAGCAGGGCGCCAAGGTCGAGCTGACGCAGGACGGCGACCGGCCCTACGGCCCGTGCGTGGACGAGCGGGCCCGGATCGGCAACACGGCGAAGGCCGACGCGGTGGTGTCGATCCACGCGGACGGGGCGGGCGCCGGACAGCGCGGCTACCACGTGATCCTGCCCGGCCGCGTCCACCGGGGCATCGCCGACACCCGCCGGATCGTCGCCCCCTCCGCCGTCCTCGGCGAGCGCATCGCGGACGACTTCGGACGCGTCACGGGCACGAAGCCCTCCAACTACATCGGCCACGGCACCGGACTCGACACCCGCACCGACCTGGGCGGCCTCAATCTGTCAACGGTCCCCAAGGTGTTCATCGAATGCGGCAACATGCGCGACAGCAAGGACGCGGCACTGTTCACGAGCGCGGCCTGGCGTCAGAAGGCCGCGCAAGGAATCTCTGAGGGAATCGTGAGTTTCCTGCGCGGGTAACGATCAGCGCGCAGATCCCGTCGTACGCTCCGCCCGGGCGGACGATAGGGTCTACCGACGACGAGACGACCTACGAAGGACTTGAAG is a genomic window containing:
- a CDS encoding N-acetylmuramoyl-L-alanine amidase; protein product: MSYAGPDFGPPQPRRPRRRPLTVTLAVLVPGALLGWLVYEGVSGAADGGGTPTSARTRAGAPPTVSSTTADDDKEPSASLKGKVVVIDPGHNLTNFRHTAEINRKVDIGTNRKECDTTGTSTNSGYAEAAFTLDVAHRLRTLLEKQGAKVELTQDGDRPYGPCVDERARIGNTAKADAVVSIHADGAGAGQRGYHVILPGRVHRGIADTRRIVAPSAVLGERIADDFGRVTGTKPSNYIGHGTGLDTRTDLGGLNLSTVPKVFIECGNMRDSKDAALFTSAAWRQKAAQGISEGIVSFLRG
- a CDS encoding Rieske 2Fe-2S domain-containing protein; protein product: MPLRRRHDNLAALPRDPRADDYPMPTVPYGWYAVLRSRQLRPGKVVGLHYFGRALIAFRGADGRAAVRDAHCPHYGAHLGAGGRVVDGTVECPFHGWRFGTDGRCVEAPFAVRTPKVSLDGFPVREHSGLVFVHAGPGEPSWEVPEIPETGSKEFAAPIDDRCRARIHVQEMRENIVDESHFHFIHGQSEPPVQDWRTDGPFAEARGRISRRVLGRVVDNTFDAFMYGPGVMVVRTHGPLLSVTAVALSTPVDDSTSELRMLYYLRKPAGLPFLTPLAKLVFRREALGEVREEVAIWDHKIHQARPVLLPHEKGIKALRRWYAQFYPSD
- a CDS encoding class I SAM-dependent methyltransferase — encoded protein: MAAAAPKPEILASFEAAKGFMPLGEGLALHEAALEAGRLGLPLLEVGTYCGRSAILLGDAAREAGVVALTVDHHRGSEEQQPGWEYHDPQTVDAELGVMDTLPTFRRTLYRAGLEEHVVALVGRSPQIAKVWGSPLGLVFIDGGHTDEHANADYEGWAPHVAEGGLLVIHDVFPEPEDEFTGQAPYRIYLRALASGAFEEVSATDSLRVLRRTRAGI